The following proteins are co-located in the Candidatus Woesearchaeota archaeon genome:
- a CDS encoding phosphate uptake regulator PhoU, translating into MERKLVKQGRNALTVTLPANWIKEKNLKPGNQVHITKTGSDLVIKSDNVPEKKEITINITLKDWRYLQYILNNQYRIGYDKITLKGEFNPSDLYKALRLLTGFDISEQETRLVVIENVTEPIVNDPAKPLKQLFFIIKQDLEYVISSLKSKQKIDFERISLNAERINKTHNLILRVLSKTNPKRQSLMWDLANMVSRFYRQVYYLAKALNTKRPVDISPKVIEFIETVYEVFTDLYFGIFKKSLKYLEKIHTKYEYYETKRHEIYLNKDLFSIIVLNYFGLMFQYCLRSTGSATGIITSETCEK; encoded by the coding sequence ATGGAGCGAAAACTAGTAAAACAAGGTCGTAATGCATTAACTGTAACTCTTCCAGCTAATTGGATCAAAGAAAAAAATCTAAAGCCAGGTAATCAAGTACATATTACCAAAACTGGATCTGATTTAGTGATTAAGTCGGATAATGTACCTGAGAAAAAAGAAATAACAATAAACATTACGTTAAAAGATTGGAGATACTTACAATATATCCTCAATAATCAATATAGAATAGGTTATGATAAAATTACATTAAAAGGTGAATTCAATCCTAGTGATTTATACAAAGCATTAAGATTATTAACTGGATTTGACATCTCAGAACAAGAAACACGCTTAGTAGTAATTGAAAACGTTACTGAGCCAATCGTAAATGATCCAGCTAAACCTCTAAAACAATTATTTTTTATAATTAAACAAGATTTAGAATACGTTATTTCTTCATTAAAATCAAAACAAAAAATTGATTTTGAAAGAATTAGTTTGAACGCTGAACGTATTAACAAAACACACAATTTAATTTTAAGAGTTTTATCAAAAACAAATCCTAAACGTCAGAGTTTGATGTGGGATTTAGCAAACATGGTTTCTCGTTTTTACCGTCAAGTATATTATTTAGCAAAAGCGTTGAATACGAAAAGACCGGTTGATATCTCACCCAAAGTTATTGAATTTATTGAAACAGTATATGAAGTTTTTACTGATTTATATTTTGGAATATTTAAAAAATCTTTAAAATATTTAGAAAAGATTCACACAAAATATGAATATTATGAAACAAAAAGACACGAAATTTATTTGAATAAAGACTTATTTTCAATAATAGTTTTAAACTATTTTGGTTTGATGTTTCAATATTGTTTGAGATCAACTGGATCTGCAACTGGAATTATAACTTCAGAAACTTGTGAAAAATAA
- a CDS encoding DedA family protein: MNKTEMTFLGIAILCVFVTAVFFYSEFKLVSNNLIQTYGLIAVFFLVIIMDSFIQPISPDIFVLGATLSGHNLIAASLVGGIASCIGGIIGYQIGKQIGKRKFKKWFGKDHLEKGKTIINKHGIWAIIVGAFSPIPYSSVCWVAGIYKMKFPVFVITSILTRIPRFFFMGYIGFLI; the protein is encoded by the coding sequence ATGAATAAAACAGAAATGACGTTTTTGGGAATTGCAATTCTTTGTGTTTTTGTTACTGCAGTTTTTTTTTACTCAGAATTTAAATTAGTATCCAATAATTTAATTCAAACATATGGATTAATCGCAGTTTTTTTTCTAGTAATAATAATGGATTCATTTATTCAACCAATTTCTCCTGATATTTTTGTGTTAGGTGCAACGTTAAGTGGCCATAATTTAATTGCAGCTTCATTAGTTGGGGGTATTGCAAGTTGCATCGGAGGAATAATTGGATATCAAATAGGAAAACAAATTGGGAAAAGAAAATTTAAAAAATGGTTTGGTAAAGACCATTTAGAAAAAGGAAAAACAATTATAAACAAACATGGGATATGGGCAATCATTGTAGGTGCTTTTTCACCAATACCTTACAGTTCAGTTTGTTGGGTTGCAGGAATTTATAAAATGAAATTTCCCGTTTTTGTTATAACTAGCATTTTAACTAGAATACCAAGATTTTTTTTTATGGGCTATATTGGTTTTTTAATTTAG